One genomic window of Terriglobales bacterium includes the following:
- a CDS encoding RHS repeat-associated core domain-containing protein produces the protein MFPSLFATGSLFRIELRLGLLLHEFHQTLSKSYVPLPGGTEIGYSATGITGWRHPDWLGSIRFVSTPARGMSFDTAYARFGEIYANTSSAPGEFTGAVVSTHTPLYDFLFREQNYNQGRWLTPDPAGMAAVDATNPQSWKRYSYVMNDPLALVDPLGLRWNLVCRDVGDGGTQCVEVWEPDPPVTSDRPDRGGDPGGTGGGHGSKEAANNCMMPSKVQSAVIPVAATAAKFWKKTVLWGLGGSGGAGFGKGFGMYGSVSVQIAVSPNGNAAYVITFAAPASVTGAGTYMWLTPSTKGGGIVGGAQFGFSNATDPSQLKGPGIDASGSLAAGLGIGADLSVSLGGNFPSTFNVTLGFGAGGHGSAGAKTNTVVLPICHN, from the coding sequence GTGTTTCCAAGCCTCTTCGCGACGGGCAGCCTCTTCCGGATCGAGCTGCGCCTCGGCCTGCTGCTTCACGAATTCCACCAGACGCTCTCCAAGAGCTACGTCCCCCTCCCCGGAGGCACCGAGATTGGGTACTCGGCCACTGGCATTACGGGATGGCGTCACCCGGATTGGCTGGGAAGCATCCGATTTGTGTCTACGCCGGCACGAGGCATGTCTTTCGACACCGCCTATGCTCGCTTCGGGGAGATTTACGCAAACACCAGCAGCGCGCCAGGAGAGTTTACCGGCGCAGTTGTGAGCACTCACACGCCACTTTACGATTTCCTCTTCCGCGAGCAGAACTATAACCAGGGGCGTTGGCTCACACCCGATCCGGCGGGAATGGCCGCGGTGGACGCGACCAATCCGCAGAGCTGGAAGCGATACTCCTATGTTATGAATGATCCTTTAGCATTGGTGGATCCGCTCGGGCTCAGATGGAACTTAGTTTGTCGGGACGTGGGTGACGGAGGAACACAGTGTGTTGAAGTGTGGGAACCAGACCCACCAGTGACCTCGGACCGGCCCGATCGGGGTGGTGATCCGGGTGGGACGGGAGGTGGGCATGGTTCAAAGGAGGCCGCAAACAACTGTATGATGCCATCCAAAGTTCAAAGTGCTGTGATCCCAGTCGCGGCGACGGCCGCTAAGTTTTGGAAGAAAACTGTCTTGTGGGGCCTTGGAGGATCCGGTGGGGCTGGGTTCGGCAAGGGGTTTGGAATGTACGGAAGCGTGTCCGTACAGATAGCTGTCAGCCCAAATGGGAATGCGGCCTACGTAATTACATTTGCTGCCCCAGCGAGTGTCACTGGTGCCGGGACCTACATGTGGCTCACGCCATCAACCAAAGGTGGCGGAATCGTAGGAGGGGCGCAGTTCGGTTTCTCGAATGCAACCGATCCCTCACAATTGAAAGGGCCAGGAATAGATGCTTCCGGTAGTCTTGCCGCAGGTTTGGGAATCGGCGCCGACCTTTCCGTTTCACTAGGGGGCAACTTTCCGTCTACGTTCAACGTCACGCTTGGTTTTGGTGCCGGAGGTCACGGGTCGGCAGGAGCCAAAACCAACACAGTCGTCCTGCCAATTTGTCACAATTGA
- a CDS encoding acetyl-CoA C-acetyltransferase: protein MPLEETVIISGVRTPVGKFQGSLSDFTATQLGAMVVREAVKRAKVDPAHVTECIMGNVVSAGLGQNPARQSALFGGLPPTVGAMTINKVCGSGLKAVALAAQAIQTGNSDIVVAGGMESMTNAPYLLPQARKGYRLGNSQIIDSMINDGLWDVYNNYHMGNTGENVAEKYGVTREEQDEYALNSHRKAIAAIKECRFKSQIFPVEIPSKKKGEPPVLFEKDESPREDTTIEALRALKPAFKKDGTVTAGNAPGVNDGAAALVVTSSQRARDLGAAPMVRIVAQTTSGVDPKWVMMAPVDAIRQIWKKTGWKNEDVDLYELNEAFSVQSVAILRELELDPNKVNVNGGAVALGHPIGASGARVLVTLIYELIRRNAHKGIAALCLGGGNAVAMAVER, encoded by the coding sequence ATGCCGCTTGAAGAAACTGTCATCATCTCTGGAGTGCGAACTCCGGTCGGAAAATTTCAAGGTTCACTCTCCGATTTCACTGCCACTCAACTGGGCGCGATGGTGGTTCGCGAGGCCGTGAAGCGTGCCAAAGTTGATCCCGCACACGTGACTGAGTGCATCATGGGAAATGTCGTTTCAGCCGGATTGGGACAAAATCCCGCACGCCAGTCGGCATTATTCGGCGGACTTCCTCCAACTGTCGGCGCCATGACCATCAACAAGGTTTGCGGTTCCGGACTTAAAGCCGTGGCGCTGGCGGCGCAAGCCATCCAGACCGGCAATAGCGATATCGTCGTTGCCGGAGGCATGGAGTCCATGACCAATGCGCCTTACTTGCTGCCTCAGGCGCGCAAGGGATACCGGCTCGGCAATTCTCAAATTATAGATTCCATGATCAACGATGGTTTGTGGGACGTTTACAACAACTATCACATGGGCAACACCGGTGAGAACGTCGCCGAAAAGTACGGTGTGACCCGCGAAGAGCAGGACGAGTACGCACTGAATTCCCATCGCAAGGCGATCGCCGCCATCAAAGAGTGCCGCTTCAAATCGCAGATTTTCCCGGTCGAGATTCCTTCCAAGAAAAAGGGTGAGCCCCCAGTGCTTTTTGAAAAGGACGAGTCGCCGCGCGAAGATACCACCATCGAAGCGCTCCGCGCTTTAAAGCCTGCGTTCAAAAAGGACGGCACGGTCACCGCCGGCAATGCGCCGGGAGTGAATGACGGCGCCGCCGCACTGGTCGTCACCAGTTCTCAACGTGCGCGCGACCTGGGCGCCGCACCGATGGTCCGCATCGTCGCACAAACTACGAGCGGCGTTGATCCCAAATGGGTGATGATGGCGCCGGTGGATGCAATCCGCCAGATTTGGAAAAAGACCGGCTGGAAGAACGAAGACGTTGACCTTTACGAACTCAACGAAGCATTTTCAGTGCAATCGGTCGCCATCCTTCGCGAGCTCGAACTCGATCCCAACAAAGTGAATGTCAATGGAGGCGCTGTCGCCTTGGGACATCCTATCGGAGCAAGTGGGGCGCGGGTGTTGGTCACGCTAATTTATGAGCTGATCCGCCGCAATGCCCATAAAGGGATTGCCGCGCTCTGCCTGGGTGGCGGAAATGCGGTCGCGATGGCGGTGGAGCGCTAA
- a CDS encoding YifB family Mg chelatase-like AAA ATPase: MLFKTLSAAVYGIDASVVEVEVDVSGIKTLKDQFVTVGLPDAAVRESHERVRSALKNCGYDIPPTNIIINLAPADIKKEGSGFDLPMALGILGAYGGLTRKEIPDYVFVGELSLDGGIRGVRGALPIAIAARSRKIPGLIVPEINAREAAVVSGVGVYPVRSFMDVVHFLNTGNGIAPLQVNSEALLQAAQQFTVDFKDARGQQTAKRALEVASAGGHNILMIGPPGSGKTMLAKRIPTIMPPLTFEEALETTKIHSVAGVLDPRSGLVGVRPFRSPHHTISDAGLIGGGVIPRPGEVSLAHNGVLFLDELPEFPRNVLEVMRQPLEDGTVSIARASMSLTFPARFMLAAAMNPCPCGYFNDRTRECHCTPPIIQRYMSKISGPLLDRIDIHIDVPAVNYKELRAAATPEGSSQIRERVTKAREIQLLRFAGAKERIYCNAQMAPRQIRQYCELSSDCERLLERAMTQQGLTARAHDRILKVARTVSDLESGSPIQPKHIAEAIQYRTLDRTFWA; this comes from the coding sequence ATGCTCTTCAAGACCCTCAGCGCGGCGGTTTATGGCATTGATGCGAGCGTGGTCGAGGTCGAAGTTGACGTTTCCGGCATTAAGACACTCAAAGATCAGTTTGTGACCGTCGGTCTTCCGGATGCCGCGGTGCGCGAGAGTCACGAGCGGGTTCGCTCTGCGCTCAAGAACTGCGGATACGATATTCCGCCCACCAACATCATCATCAATCTTGCTCCCGCCGATATAAAAAAAGAGGGCTCGGGATTCGATCTCCCAATGGCGCTCGGCATCCTCGGCGCCTATGGCGGCTTGACCCGCAAAGAAATTCCAGATTATGTCTTCGTCGGTGAGCTGTCCCTGGACGGTGGAATCCGCGGCGTGCGCGGCGCCTTGCCTATTGCTATCGCAGCTCGCAGCCGGAAAATTCCCGGTCTTATCGTTCCCGAAATCAACGCCCGGGAGGCGGCGGTGGTCTCGGGGGTGGGCGTCTATCCGGTCCGCTCGTTCATGGATGTCGTCCACTTCCTCAACACCGGAAACGGCATCGCGCCGCTTCAGGTGAACTCCGAAGCGCTCTTGCAGGCCGCCCAGCAATTCACCGTGGACTTTAAAGATGCACGCGGGCAGCAGACAGCCAAGCGCGCGCTCGAGGTTGCCTCTGCGGGCGGGCACAACATCCTGATGATCGGTCCGCCCGGCTCCGGAAAGACCATGCTTGCCAAGCGCATTCCCACCATCATGCCGCCGCTGACCTTCGAAGAAGCTCTTGAAACCACCAAGATTCACAGCGTCGCTGGCGTGCTCGATCCTCGCTCGGGGCTGGTTGGAGTGCGGCCTTTCCGTTCTCCCCATCACACCATCTCTGACGCTGGTTTGATTGGCGGCGGCGTCATCCCGCGTCCGGGAGAAGTTTCACTCGCACATAATGGTGTGCTCTTTCTAGATGAGCTGCCGGAGTTCCCAAGGAATGTGCTCGAAGTTATGCGGCAGCCCTTAGAGGACGGAACGGTTTCGATTGCGCGGGCATCGATGTCACTGACTTTTCCAGCGCGGTTCATGCTGGCGGCAGCCATGAATCCATGTCCCTGCGGCTACTTTAACGACCGCACCCGCGAATGCCACTGCACGCCTCCCATCATCCAACGCTATATGTCCAAAATCTCCGGCCCGCTCTTGGACCGCATAGATATTCATATTGATGTGCCGGCTGTGAACTATAAGGAATTGCGTGCGGCCGCGACGCCCGAGGGCTCCTCTCAAATTCGCGAGCGGGTCACCAAAGCGCGGGAGATCCAGCTGCTCCGGTTTGCCGGAGCCAAAGAGAGGATCTACTGCAATGCCCAGATGGCCCCCCGGCAGATTCGGCAATACTGTGAACTTTCTTCCGACTGCGAGCGCCTTCTAGAACGCGCAATGACCCAGCAGGGACTGACTGCCCGCGCCCACGATCGCATCTTAAAGGTGGCGCGCACCGTTTCCGACCTTGAAAGCGGTAGCCCTATTCAACCCAAGCACATTGCCGAAGCCATCCAATACCGCACCCTGGATCGAACTTTCTGGGCTTAA
- a CDS encoding mechanosensitive ion channel family protein yields MLPATHELTTLRDVLRDWRGDALQFLRVDVPKIVVVVVVAGTLIRLLRLVTRRLVQFSQKHDLSGAVRAEQLRTAAGVINSVGTFVISFLALMQILPVLGINMGPLLASAGIAGLALGFGAQTLVKDVINGFFIVLENQYSVGDVVRIAGVHGKVEEMTMRRTNLRDDDGTLHVVPNSEIHIVSNLTRDWAQVALHISVAYTENSERVLKLLQEVGEELRNDPNFRDDIVAQPEVPGIERVSNGEVDYLMLVRTRPGRQYAVSRELRRRIKASFEKNGVQAGNPARVYVMDRLPEASNQ; encoded by the coding sequence ATGCTGCCAGCAACCCACGAGCTGACCACGCTGCGAGATGTGCTCCGCGATTGGCGCGGGGATGCGCTGCAGTTCTTGCGCGTTGACGTTCCGAAAATCGTAGTGGTCGTGGTGGTGGCCGGGACATTGATTCGGCTGCTCAGGCTGGTCACCCGCAGGCTAGTGCAATTCAGCCAGAAGCACGATCTCTCAGGGGCGGTGCGGGCCGAACAATTGCGTACTGCGGCTGGAGTGATCAATAGCGTTGGCACATTCGTCATCAGTTTCCTGGCGCTGATGCAAATTCTGCCAGTGCTGGGCATCAACATGGGCCCCCTATTGGCGAGCGCCGGCATTGCTGGTCTGGCTCTCGGATTCGGCGCCCAAACCCTGGTAAAAGACGTCATCAACGGATTCTTTATTGTCTTAGAGAACCAGTACAGCGTAGGCGACGTGGTGCGAATCGCCGGAGTGCATGGCAAGGTGGAAGAGATGACCATGCGGCGCACCAATCTCCGCGATGACGATGGCACGCTCCACGTGGTCCCCAATAGCGAGATCCACATTGTTTCTAACCTGACGCGGGATTGGGCGCAGGTCGCCCTGCACATCTCTGTGGCTTATACCGAAAATAGCGAGCGGGTGCTCAAATTGCTACAAGAGGTGGGGGAAGAGTTGCGAAATGACCCCAACTTCCGGGATGACATTGTTGCCCAACCGGAAGTCCCGGGTATAGAGCGCGTTTCCAACGGCGAAGTTGACTACCTGATGCTGGTGAGAACCCGCCCCGGCCGACAATACGCGGTGAGCCGAGAGCTGCGGAGACGAATCAAAGCGTCGTTCGAGAAGAACGGCGTCCAAGCGGGAAATCCTGCCCGCGTCTATGTTATGGATCGCCTGCCGGAAGCATCGAACCAGTAG
- a CDS encoding glycosyl hydrolase family 28-related protein: protein MMKSPGALGFLCLAVSLATATVPTVNVRNYGALGNGVADDTVAIKRAIAAIPASGATLYFPCGTYRITSSLSPIRISGVSVIGPTTNCVTLKATGTASLTMLELEGAGLNESQLLTSNTTANTFTVAGGGLAKLGIHTGSYVLVSDAATHSHGPGSPLIANQQMVKVISINGDTATIENGFSTPYTVAAKSYIQKIGSPVVGALISNLVFDATANTGAATLGINLALAAASVIQNVTVKNILGGGIILDWGYNNHLHDVSCVRCGDGGVGTQSVMIRRQSKAAVQNLTITNTATQSVFGFALHETHFSTVSNVVVDAGGSDGRPFKLQRSSHNTLSDVTAKNGGGGHNGISVTDYSTYNTFNNCVALNNTGNGILTFGDRNSHNTFNNCIAKYNTQAQIGQMAAWNGTYTDYYNKIIGGTFCCARAIHSRVVGIFSNYTTLSGATISDDLHLSRNGLTVAASGVTVHNNRFSGNPLGHDIYVTSGLSSSSYSGNVTPDGTTPVGTP, encoded by the coding sequence ATGATGAAATCCCCTGGTGCTTTGGGATTTTTATGCCTTGCCGTTTCGCTTGCAACCGCAACTGTGCCCACCGTGAATGTCCGCAATTATGGCGCACTTGGCAATGGTGTGGCCGACGATACGGTGGCCATCAAGCGCGCGATAGCTGCCATCCCGGCAAGCGGCGCCACCCTCTATTTTCCCTGTGGCACTTACCGCATCACCTCAAGCCTCTCTCCTATCAGGATTAGCGGCGTCAGTGTGATCGGGCCGACCACAAACTGTGTGACCCTGAAGGCCACGGGAACAGCGAGCCTGACGATGCTGGAGTTGGAGGGAGCAGGACTAAACGAGTCCCAGCTCCTAACCAGCAATACCACCGCAAATACCTTCACGGTCGCCGGCGGCGGGCTGGCGAAGCTTGGGATTCATACCGGTAGTTATGTTCTGGTCTCCGATGCTGCCACCCACAGCCACGGTCCTGGCTCGCCCTTGATTGCTAATCAGCAAATGGTAAAGGTAATCAGCATTAACGGCGACACCGCAACCATTGAGAATGGCTTCTCAACTCCCTACACGGTGGCCGCGAAAAGCTACATCCAGAAGATTGGGAGTCCTGTAGTAGGCGCCCTCATTTCGAATCTGGTCTTCGATGCGACTGCCAACACGGGAGCCGCGACTTTAGGCATCAATCTTGCTCTTGCCGCGGCATCGGTGATCCAAAATGTCACGGTAAAGAACATCCTGGGAGGGGGAATCATTTTGGACTGGGGCTACAACAACCATCTTCACGACGTAAGCTGTGTGAGATGCGGAGATGGAGGTGTGGGTACCCAATCCGTGATGATTCGACGACAGAGCAAGGCAGCCGTGCAGAACCTCACCATCACCAATACCGCGACTCAGTCGGTTTTCGGATTTGCTTTGCACGAAACCCATTTCAGCACGGTGAGTAACGTCGTGGTAGACGCCGGGGGATCTGACGGCAGACCGTTCAAATTGCAGCGCTCCAGCCACAACACCCTGTCCGACGTCACGGCGAAAAATGGCGGGGGAGGGCATAATGGCATCAGCGTTACCGATTACTCCACCTACAACACGTTTAATAACTGTGTGGCGCTAAACAACACGGGTAACGGAATCCTTACTTTTGGCGACCGAAATTCTCACAACACATTTAATAACTGCATCGCAAAGTACAACACTCAGGCCCAAATTGGCCAGATGGCAGCTTGGAACGGGACGTACACCGACTACTACAACAAGATCATCGGTGGAACCTTCTGCTGTGCCCGGGCAATCCATTCACGAGTGGTTGGTATTTTTTCTAATTACACAACTCTCAGCGGCGCTACCATCAGCGACGACTTGCACCTTTCGCGGAATGGGCTAACAGTGGCAGCATCTGGAGTTACAGTGCACAACAATCGTTTCAGTGGGAACCCTCTCGGGCACGATATTTATGTCACCAGTGGCTTGAGTTCGTCCTCATATTCCGGCAATGTGACGCCCGATGGCACGACTCCCGTCGGCACACCGTAG
- a CDS encoding c-type cytochrome translates to MNFKTARIMAVNLFLILALPLLISAQESQHQPDPTWQAPAEEAAKTNPLPDKTEAAAGGRKLFLRDCANCHGQDAHGTEDTEAPDLHLPAVQKQSDGALFWKISNGNVKRGMPAFSRTPEASRWQIVSYLRTLKAGSDSTNSEQPESRKPESQKNDPKK, encoded by the coding sequence ATGAACTTTAAGACAGCTCGCATTATGGCAGTAAATTTATTCTTAATTCTCGCCCTGCCCCTACTGATCTCCGCTCAGGAGAGCCAACACCAACCTGATCCTACTTGGCAGGCTCCGGCCGAGGAAGCAGCCAAAACCAACCCTCTCCCTGACAAGACCGAAGCCGCCGCTGGCGGTCGCAAGCTTTTTCTGCGGGATTGCGCAAATTGCCACGGCCAGGATGCCCACGGTACGGAGGACACTGAAGCTCCCGATCTCCATTTGCCGGCGGTACAGAAGCAGAGTGACGGGGCGCTGTTCTGGAAAATCTCCAACGGCAACGTGAAGCGTGGGATGCCCGCTTTCAGCCGCACGCCGGAAGCATCCCGCTGGCAGATCGTCTCCTATCTCCGGACTTTAAAGGCTGGTTCGGACAGCACCAACTCCGAGCAGCCCGAATCGCGAAAGCCCGAATCGCAAAAGAACGATCCCAAAAAATGA
- a CDS encoding sodium-translocating pyrophosphatase gives MPAWLGCIASEVRRFAITSIAVFGLVALSAAGCMAQPEAGGEANLRLPDLSQVSFLGMNGHNLLLIGIGFCVLGLLFGLAMYVNLKNLPVHRAMREISELIYETCKTYLITQGKFILILETFIAVIIVLYFGVLLKYEAVRVAIILAFSLVGIAGSYGVAWFGIRVNTFANSRTAFAGLAGKPWPISQIPLRAGMSIGMMLVSVELLIMLFILLFVPGDYAGPCFIGFAIGESLGAAALRIAGGIFTKIADIGSDLMKIVFRIKEDDARNPGVIADCTGDNAGDSVGPSADGFETYGVTGVALITFILLGVKEPAIQVQLLVWLFVMRIMMLVSSAGAYFINGAVAKARYGNVDEMNFEAPLTSLVWLTSLLSIALTYLISYLIIPNLGGDPTLWWKLSSIISCGTLAGAVIPELVKVFTSTESRHVREVVTSAREGGASLGILSGFVAGNFSAYWLGLTMVALMGVSYIISLHGLAAIMLAAPVFAFGLVAFGFLGMGPVTIAVDSYGPVTDNAQSVFELSLIEQIPGVAQEIRRDFNMPVNFERAKHLLEANDGAGNTFKATAKPVLIGTAVVGATTMIFSIIMALTQGLTNNVGMLSLLHAPFVLGLITGGAMIYWFTGASTQAVTTGAYRAVEFIKANIKLEGVEKASVADSKKVVQICTQYAQKGMFIIFLAVFFGTLAFAFVEPFYFIGYLISIAIFGLYQAIFMANAGGAWDNAKKIVEVELQQKGTELHAATVIGDTVGDPFKDTSSVAMNPVIKFTTLFGLLAVELAVKLTLDAGPGLSRLLAACFFAISVFFVHRSFYGMRIQSSARVEERVAAD, from the coding sequence ATGCCCGCATGGCTTGGATGTATAGCGTCCGAGGTGCGCCGTTTCGCGATAACTTCCATAGCAGTGTTCGGCCTGGTGGCTCTCAGTGCTGCAGGCTGCATGGCCCAACCTGAGGCGGGTGGCGAGGCCAACCTAAGGTTGCCCGACCTGTCGCAGGTTTCCTTCCTGGGAATGAATGGGCACAATCTGCTGCTGATCGGGATTGGGTTCTGCGTCTTGGGTCTACTCTTTGGACTGGCGATGTACGTGAATCTGAAGAACCTGCCCGTCCATCGCGCGATGCGCGAGATTTCAGAACTGATCTACGAGACCTGCAAAACCTACCTGATTACGCAAGGCAAGTTCATCCTCATCCTGGAAACATTCATCGCGGTCATCATCGTCCTTTATTTTGGAGTTTTGTTGAAGTACGAGGCAGTGCGCGTCGCCATCATTCTGGCGTTCAGCCTGGTGGGAATCGCCGGCAGCTATGGGGTGGCCTGGTTTGGCATCCGGGTGAACACTTTCGCCAACTCGCGCACCGCATTTGCGGGACTGGCGGGTAAGCCGTGGCCGATTTCGCAGATACCGCTGCGGGCGGGCATGAGCATCGGCATGATGCTCGTCAGCGTGGAGCTGCTGATCATGCTCTTCATTTTGCTGTTTGTTCCGGGTGATTACGCGGGACCGTGCTTTATTGGATTTGCTATTGGCGAGTCGCTGGGCGCGGCGGCGCTGAGAATTGCCGGCGGCATCTTCACCAAGATTGCGGATATTGGCTCTGACCTGATGAAAATTGTGTTTCGTATCAAGGAGGACGACGCGCGGAATCCCGGCGTGATTGCTGACTGCACCGGCGACAACGCCGGCGATTCAGTCGGCCCGAGCGCAGATGGTTTTGAGACTTACGGCGTCACCGGTGTAGCTCTAATTACTTTTATTCTCCTGGGGGTGAAGGAGCCGGCGATCCAGGTGCAACTTTTGGTGTGGCTATTCGTGATGCGCATTATGATGCTCGTCTCCAGCGCGGGCGCATATTTCATCAACGGCGCGGTCGCGAAGGCGCGATACGGCAATGTTGATGAGATGAATTTTGAGGCGCCGCTCACCTCTCTGGTATGGCTCACTTCCCTGCTTTCGATTGCACTGACGTATTTGATTTCCTACTTGATCATTCCCAACCTGGGTGGTGATCCGACGCTGTGGTGGAAGCTGTCGTCAATCATTTCGTGCGGCACGCTGGCGGGTGCGGTCATCCCGGAACTGGTTAAGGTGTTCACTTCGACGGAATCCAGACACGTCAGAGAAGTCGTTACGTCGGCGAGGGAGGGCGGCGCGTCGCTGGGTATCCTCTCTGGTTTTGTCGCAGGTAACTTTTCAGCGTACTGGTTGGGATTGACCATGGTGGCCCTGATGGGGGTTTCGTACATTATCTCTTTACACGGACTGGCCGCGATCATGCTGGCTGCGCCGGTGTTTGCCTTCGGACTGGTGGCGTTCGGATTTCTGGGCATGGGTCCGGTCACCATCGCGGTGGATTCCTATGGACCGGTTACGGACAATGCACAGTCCGTTTTCGAGTTGTCGCTGATCGAACAGATTCCGGGTGTGGCGCAGGAAATCCGCAGAGACTTCAACATGCCGGTGAACTTTGAGCGTGCCAAGCACCTGTTGGAGGCGAACGACGGGGCCGGAAATACTTTTAAGGCGACTGCCAAGCCGGTGCTGATTGGCACCGCAGTGGTGGGCGCAACGACCATGATTTTTTCCATTATCATGGCACTTACGCAGGGCCTTACCAACAATGTAGGCATGCTGTCGCTGCTGCACGCGCCGTTTGTGCTGGGCCTGATTACCGGTGGCGCAATGATCTACTGGTTTACCGGGGCGTCTACCCAAGCCGTAACCACGGGCGCGTATCGGGCGGTGGAGTTTATCAAGGCCAACATCAAATTGGAAGGCGTGGAGAAGGCTTCGGTCGCGGACAGCAAGAAGGTGGTGCAAATCTGTACCCAGTATGCGCAAAAGGGGATGTTCATTATCTTCCTGGCAGTATTCTTCGGCACCTTGGCATTCGCGTTTGTTGAGCCCTTCTACTTCATCGGGTATCTGATCTCGATTGCGATCTTTGGTCTTTATCAGGCAATCTTCATGGCCAACGCCGGCGGAGCATGGGACAACGCCAAAAAGATCGTAGAAGTGGAGCTGCAGCAGAAGGGCACGGAATTGCACGCCGCGACCGTAATTGGCGATACCGTGGGCGACCCATTTAAAGATACTTCATCGGTGGCGATGAATCCGGTGATTAAGTTCACCACGCTGTTTGGTTTGCTGGCGGTGGAACTCGCAGTGAAGCTCACGCTTGATGCCGGCCCGGGACTCAGCCGGTTACTGGCGGCGTGCTTCTTCGCTATCTCAGTATTCTTTGTTCATCGATCCTTTTACGGGATGAGGATCCAGTCGTCTGCAAGGGTTGAAGAGCGAGTAGCAGCAGACTGA
- the rho gene encoding transcription termination factor Rho, giving the protein MTIAELKEKNITELTRIARTLDLPGASGLRKQDLIFKILQAQSEKEGHIFAEGVLEILPDGYGFLRSPDYNYLPGPDDIYVSPSQIRKFDLKTGDTISGQVRPPHEGEKYFALVKIEAVNFESPEEARNKILFDNLTPLYPQERLKLETVRENISARVMDLLTPLGKGQRGLIVSPPRTGKTMLLQNVANSITTNHPEVVLIVLLIDERPEEVTDMQRSVKGEVISSTFDEPAARHVQVAEMVIEKAKRLVEHKRDVVILLDSITRLARAYNTIVPPSGKVLSGGVDSNALQRPKRFFGAARNIEEGGSLTIIATALVDTGSRMDDVIFEEFKGTGNCEIILERKLVDKRVFPAIDIQRSGTRKEELLIPKEDLARIWVLRKVLNPLSPVEAMELLIDKLSKTRSNGEFLANMSSL; this is encoded by the coding sequence ATGACCATAGCTGAATTAAAAGAGAAAAACATAACTGAACTTACCCGCATCGCCCGCACGCTCGATTTGCCTGGCGCAAGCGGTCTGCGCAAGCAGGACCTGATATTCAAGATCCTGCAGGCCCAAAGCGAAAAGGAAGGGCACATTTTTGCCGAAGGCGTACTGGAAATTCTGCCTGACGGCTACGGCTTTCTGAGATCGCCGGACTACAACTACCTGCCCGGTCCCGACGATATTTACGTCTCGCCTTCGCAGATTCGTAAATTCGACCTCAAAACTGGAGACACCATCAGCGGCCAGGTACGTCCTCCGCATGAGGGCGAAAAGTACTTCGCCCTGGTGAAGATTGAAGCGGTTAACTTCGAGTCCCCGGAAGAGGCGCGCAACAAGATCCTGTTTGACAACCTGACGCCGCTGTATCCACAGGAGCGCCTCAAACTCGAAACTGTTCGAGAGAACATCAGCGCGCGGGTCATGGACCTGCTCACGCCTCTCGGCAAGGGCCAGCGCGGACTGATCGTTTCGCCGCCGCGTACCGGCAAGACCATGCTGTTGCAGAATGTCGCCAACTCCATTACCACCAATCACCCCGAGGTCGTGCTGATCGTGCTGCTGATCGATGAGCGGCCGGAAGAAGTCACCGACATGCAGCGTTCGGTGAAGGGCGAGGTCATCTCTTCGACTTTCGATGAGCCCGCTGCGCGGCACGTTCAGGTAGCCGAGATGGTGATCGAAAAGGCCAAGCGCCTGGTGGAGCACAAGCGCGACGTGGTTATCTTGCTGGATTCCATTACCCGTCTGGCGCGCGCCTACAACACCATCGTGCCGCCCTCGGGCAAAGTGCTCTCGGGCGGCGTGGATTCGAACGCGCTGCAACGTCCAAAGCGCTTTTTCGGCGCAGCCCGCAACATTGAGGAAGGCGGCTCGCTGACCATCATCGCCACGGCGCTCGTGGACACCGGTTCACGCATGGATGACGTGATCTTTGAAGAATTCAAAGGCACCGGCAACTGCGAAATCATTCTGGAGCGCAAGCTGGTAGATAAGCGCGTGTTCCCGGCCATCGATATCCAGCGCTCGGGCACGCGAAAAGAAGAGCTGCTCATTCCTAAGGAAGACCTGGCGCGCATCTGGGTACTGCGCAAGGTGCTGAACCCGCTATCACCCGTCGAAGCCATGGAACTGCTGATTGATAAGCTCAGCAAGACTCGCTCGAACGGCGAGTTCCTGGCGAATATGAGCTCGCTCTAG